The Miscanthus floridulus cultivar M001 chromosome 7, ASM1932011v1, whole genome shotgun sequence genome includes a region encoding these proteins:
- the LOC136463739 gene encoding uncharacterized protein, with protein MEQSCCYFPLRWESTGDQWWYASPIDWAAADGHYDIVRQLLHLDPNLLIKLTSLRRIRRLEALWDDDARFADAARNRASVARSLLLECQCRNPNHHRPAPAAGAGENTLLRAGYGGWVLYTAASAGDAAFVRELLERDPLLVFGEGEYGVTDMFYAAARGGSADVFRLLLDHAMSPSCSTNCRNGEGGAGRGSVFRPEMMSRAVHAAARGGSVEMLRELLEEGPSSVSTYLDIRGSTVLHAAAGRGQLQVVKYLLASFDIINLTDNHGNTALHVAAYRGHQPVVEAMVAASPSTLSAINNAGDTFLHSAVTGFRTPGFRRLDRQLELMRYLIRERTADIQKIINLRNDAGLTALHLAVVGCAHPDLVELLMTAPSIDLNAEDANGMTALALLKQQLRSATSDRLIKQIVSAGGVLNSSILRTRSAIASQIKMQGGIAGSPGTTFKVSDAEIFLFSGMGAVESLRPSSCSSNGKDDPTHADADCAENHGSSEKRLSSATRAKDRLKMMLRWPRHKAPKKSEDSSPLDSIKKLSEREAETPAPLRQKFTKTTALNGKRTLAVKSSTPSSSSTKKKLNTKLIHGIMEAMPQLAPATTRSGSPTDTLLRSSISSTPQPLAKLKDICLDDEISMVTPPVGKLKDIVLDSDDTTEDPSCSNSSMDDGCGTGTAESVTRKHGCGNGRLINSCFGAQGLTVEDSASGQQTSKMFKQQCLRMS; from the exons ATGGAGCAGTCCTGCTGCTACTTCCCGCTGCGGTGGGAGAGCACGGGCGACCAGTGGTGGTACGCGTCACCGATAGACTGGGCGGCGGCCGACGGCCACTACGACATCGTCCGCCAGCTGCTGCACCTCGACCCCAACCTGCTCATCAAGCTCACCTCCCTccgccggatccgccgcctcGAGGCGCTGTGGGACGACGACGCCCGCTTCGCCGACGCCGCCAGGAACCGCGCGTCCGTCGCCCGGAGCCTGCTGCTGGAGTGCCAGTGCAGGAACCCGAACCACCACcgccccgcccccgccgccggcgccggagaGAACACGCTGCTCCGGGCCGGGTACGGCGGGTGGGTGCTCTACACGGCGGCCTCGGCCGGGGACGCGGCGTTCGTGCGGGAGCTGCTGGAGAGGGACCCGCTGCTCGTGTTCGGAGAGGGCGAGTACGGCGTCACGGACATGTTCTACGCGGCCGCCAGGGGCGGGAGCGCGGATGTGTTCAGGCTGCTGCTCGACCACGCCATGTCGCCGAGTTGCTCGACGAATTGCCGGAACGGCGAAGGCGGTGCCGGGCGCGGCTCCGTGTTCCGGCCTGAGATGATGAGCCGGGCCGTCCACGCCGCCGCGAGAGGCGGGAGCGTGGAGATGCTCAGGGAGCTGCTCGAGGAAGGGCCCTCCAGCGTGTCGACGTATCTCGACATCCGTGGATCCACAGTGCTGCATGCCGCCGCTGGGAGAGGGCAGCTGCAG GTTGTCAAGTACCTTCTGGCCTCTTTCGACATAATCAATTTGACTGATAATCACGGGAACACAGCACTGCATGTAGCAGCCTATCGAGGGCACCAACCTGTTGTGGAAGCGATGGTTGCTGCGTCTCCATCAACCTTGTCAGCTATTAACAATGCTGGTGACACATTTCTCCATTCAGCAGTTACAGGATTCAGGACCCCAGGATTCCGACGGCTTGACCGCCAATTGGAGCTGATGAGATACCTCATACGCGAAAGAACTGCAGATATCCAGAAGATCATCAATCTGAGAAACGACGCAGGCCTTACAGCACTCCACCTGGCTGTGGTTGGCTGCGCACACCCAGATCTGGTCGAGCTATTGATGACCGCCCCGTCAATCGACCTGAATGCTGAAGACGCTAACGGCATGACTGCGCTGGCGCTGCTGAAACAGCAGCTGCGTTCAGCAACATCTGACCGGCTCATCAAGCAGATAGTTTCCGCTGGAGGGGTCTTGAATTCGAGCATTCTAAGAACCCGATCAGCCATTGCTTCTCAGATCAAGATGCAGGGTGGGATTGCAGGCAGTCCTGGTACCACTTTCAAGGTATCAGATGCAGAGATATTCTTGTTCTCGGGTATGGGAGCAGTGGAGTCTCTAAGGCCAAGCTCGTGCTCCAGCAACGGGAAGGATGACCCTACTCATGCAGATGCAGATTGCGCTGAAAACCATGGATCATCAGAGAAGAGGCTGAGCTCCGCGACCCGGGCCAAAGACCGTCTCAAGATGATGCTGAGATGGCCTCGCCACAAGGCACCCAAGAAATCAGAGGACAGCAGCCCGCTGGACTCGATCAAGAAGCTGAGCGAACGCGAGGCCGAGACCCCTGCTCCACTAAGGCAGAAATTTACCAAGACAACAGCGCTCAACGGCAAGCGGACCCTAGCAGTGAAGAGCTCCACCCCAAGCTCCTCGTCCACCAAGAAGAAGCTGAACACAAAGCTCATACACGGCATCATGGAGGCCATGCCACAGCTAGCGCCGGCTACCACGCGGTCCGGGTCGCCAACGGACACGCTCCTGAGGTCCTCGATATCATCCACACCTCAGCCGCTGGCGAAGCTGAAGGACATCTGCCTCGACGACGAGATCTCCATGGTGACGCCGCCCGTCGGCAAGCTGAAGGACATCGTCCTGGACAGTGACGACACCACGGAGGACCCCTCGTGCTCCAACTCGTCCATGGACGACGGCTGTGGCACCGGGACGGCGGAGAGCGTGACCCGGAAGCACGGGTGCGGCAATGGGAGGCTGATCAACAGCTGCTTTGGCGCGCAGGGCCTCACCGTGGAGGACTCGGCGAGCGGGCAGCAGACGAGCAAGATGTTCAAGCAGCAGTGCCTAAGGATGTCCTGA